The genomic region TGAAATCGTAGCTTTTGATACATCTCTAGACACTCCGAGAGACTTAGCATCCATTGCATTAATTGATAAAGTTATATCTTGGTTAGAATTTGCTCCAACATGGAATTTTGCTGACTTTATTCCGTCATCTTTTATTCCACCATTTATAAGTTTTTGAGTATTAAACTCTGTATTATTAGCTATTCTTGTTACTTCTTTAGCTAATTCATCCATTTCTTTTTGGATCTCTCCACGGTCAACTGATACGTTTGTATCATTTGAAGATTGTACTGCAAGTTCTCTCATTCTTTGAAGAATTGCGTGAGATTCTTGTAATGCACCTTCAGCTGTTTGAATCATAGAGATACCATCTTGAGCATTTCTAGAAGCTTGATTTAAACCTCTAATTTGTCCTCTCATTTTTTCCGAGATCGCAAGACCAGCTGCATCATCCCCAGCTTTATTAATTCTAAATCCTGATGATAATTTTTCCATTGATTTGGCACCATTTGCACCTGCAGCTCCCAACTGTCTGTGGGTATTCATTGCCATTAAGTTGTTATTAATTCTCATTTGTAATTCCTCCTTGAATTTTAGTTTTTCCTTCAGCATCCTTGCCGTAAGGTTATTTATAAAACTCCTTTTTCTTTTGCCGGCTAAATGAAATAAGAAGTTTCGCTTTCATTAATATTATCGGTAATAAATTAAACTAACTTTAGACCTTTTACTACATTTTTTTTATTTTTTTATTAACATTTTTTTCAATGCATCCATATTAATACTTTGATTAATTGCAGATACATTCTCCTTCTCTATTTCAACATAAATTTCTTTTCTATATATTTCTATATCTCTAGGTGCTTCTATACCTAGCTTAACTTTGCCATCCTCTATAGCTAATATCTTAACTTCAATATCTTTCCCTATCACAATACTTTCATTTTGTTTTCTAGTTAAAACAAGCATCTACAACGCCTCCTCTACCTTCTCTTCATATATATCATTCCCAGAATTTTTAGTAGAGTTGTTATTTAGTTCATCCATTATATAATGTTTTATGCTATATTTATCTCCTTCTAATATTACTTGCTTAGCTTTTTTGTTCATTGAATTAATAATAATTGGAGCTGCCAAATTAGCAGTCATTTTGGTTATATCCTCTGGAACCACAACTATACTATACACTATTATATCTTTCTCATTCTCTATCTCAAGTCTAGTTATTGTACTATCGTTAATTACAAAATCATAATCAGGCTTAAATATAAATGGATTCAAAATTACAAATGTAACATCTTCGTCCTCCACTGATTGTAGCCATTTAAACGGAATATCTGCATCCTCATTATCTAAAATCACATATTCAGTTAAGTTATTCAAACCAGGTATACCATCAACAAATTTTAAGATTTTTTCTTTTTCTATCTCTATTTCACCAAAATGTTTTGAATTTATTAACATTCGATTACCTCCTATTTTTTTCGTTATATGTACTTATAAGACCAGCTGCAGAATAATTCTGTGCTGGTCTAGTCATACCCATATTTGTATTTATTAATCTTACTCTAGTTTTCTAGATTTTTTTTAGAT from Serpentinicella alkaliphila harbors:
- the csrA gene encoding carbon storage regulator CsrA; protein product: MLVLTRKQNESIVIGKDIEVKILAIEDGKVKLGIEAPRDIEIYRKEIYVEIEKENVSAINQSINMDALKKMLIKK
- the fliW gene encoding flagellar assembly protein FliW — protein: MLINSKHFGEIEIEKEKILKFVDGIPGLNNLTEYVILDNEDADIPFKWLQSVEDEDVTFVILNPFIFKPDYDFVINDSTITRLEIENEKDIIVYSIVVVPEDITKMTANLAAPIIINSMNKKAKQVILEGDKYSIKHYIMDELNNNSTKNSGNDIYEEKVEEAL